The Acomys russatus chromosome 18, mAcoRus1.1, whole genome shotgun sequence genome includes a region encoding these proteins:
- the Nefm gene encoding neurofilament medium polypeptide produces MSYTLDSLGNPSAYRRVTETRSSFSRVSGSPSSGFRSQSWSRGSPSTVSSSYKRSALAPRLAYSSAMLSSAESSLDFSQSSSLLNGGSGGDYKLSRSNEKEQLQGLNDRFAGYIEKVHYLEQQNKEIEAEIQALRQKQASHAQLGDAYDQEIRELRATLEMVNHEKAQVQLDSDHLEEDIHRLKERFEEEARLRDDTEAAIRALRKDIEESSMVKVELDKKVQSLQDEVAFLRSNHEEEVADLLAQIQASHITVERKDYLKTDISTALKEIRSQLECHSDQNMHQAEEWFKCRYAKLTEAAEQNKEAIRSAKEEIAEYRRQLQSKSIELESVRGTKESLERQLSDIEERHNHDLSSYQDTIQQLENELRGTKWEMARHLREYQDLLNVKMALDIEIAAYRKLLEGEETRFSTFSGSITGPLYTHRQPSVTISSKIQKTKVEAPKLKVQHKFVEEIIEETKVEDEKSEMEDALAAIAEELAASAKEEKEEEAEEKEEEQEAEKSPVKSPETKEEEEGEKEEEEEEEGQEEEEEEDEGAKSDQAEEGGSEKEGSSDKDEGEQEEEGETEAEGEGEEAEVKEEKKAEGKVEEVAVKEEIKVEKPEKAKSPAPKSPVEEAKPKPEAKAGKGEQKEEEKVEEEKKEAIKESPKEEKVEKKEEKPKDVPDKKKAESPVKEKAVEEVITVTKSVKVSLEKDTKEEKPPLQEKGKEKAEEEGAAEEEGGDVSPQESRKEDIAINGEVEGKEEEEQETQEKGSGREEEKGVVTNGLDVSPAEEKKGDEHSEDKVVVTKKVEKITSEGGDGATKYITKSVTVTQKVEEHEETFEEKLVSTKKVEKVTSHAIVKEVTQGD; encoded by the exons ATGAGCTACACGCTGGACTCGCTGGGCAACCCGTCCGCCTACCGGCGGGTCACCGAGACCCGCTCCAGCTTCAGCCGCGTGAGCGGGTCCCCGTCCAGCGGCTTCCGCTCGCAGTCCTGGTCCCGCGGCTCGCCCAGCACCGTGTCCTCCTCTTACAAGCGCAGCGCGCTCGCCCCACGCCTCGCCTACAGCTCGGCTATGCTCAGCTCGGCGGAGAGCAGCCTCGACTTCAGCCAGTCCTCGTCTCTACTCAACGGCGGCTCCGGTGGCGACTACAAGCTGTCCCGCTCCAACGAGAAAGAGCAGCTGCAGGGGCTGAACGACCGCTTCGCCGGCTACATCGAGAAAGTGCACTACTTGGAACAGCAGAACAAGGAGATTGAGGCGGAGATCCAGGCGCTGCGGCAGAAGCAGGCCTCGCACGCCCAGCTGGGTGATGCTTACGATCAGGAGATCCGAGAGCTGCGCGCTACGCTCGAGATGGTGAACCACGAGAAGGCTCAGGTGCAGCTAGACTCCGACCACCTGGAGGAGGACATCCACCGGCTCAAGGAGCGCTTCGAGGAGGAGGCGCGGCTGCGCGACGACACAGAGGCTGCCATCCGCGCCCTGCGCAAAGACATCGAGGAGTCGTCGATGGTTAAGGTGGAGCTGGACAAGAAGGTGCAGTCGCTGCAGGATGAGGTGGCCTTCCTGCGGAGCAATCACGAAGAGGAGGTGGCCGACCTGCTGGCTCAGATCCAGGCGTCGCACATCACGGTAGAGCGCAAAGACTACCTGAAGACAGACATCTCCACGGCGCTGAAGGAGATCCGCTCCCAGCTCGAGTGTCACTCAGACCAGAACATGCACCAGGCCGAAGAGTGGTTCAAATGCCGCTACGCCAAGCTCACCGAGGCTGCCGAGCAGAACAAGGAGGCCATCCGCTCTGCCAAGGAAGAGATTGCTGAGTACCGACGCCAGCTGCAGTCCAAGAGCATCGAGCTCGAGTCGGTGCGCGGCACCAAGGAGTCCCTAGAGCGGCAGCTCAGCGACATCGAGGAGCGCCACAACCACGACCTCAGCAGCTACCAG GACACCATCCAGCAGTTGGAAAATGAGCTTCGGGGGACAAAGTGGGAAATGGCTCGTCATTTGCGAGAGTACCAGGATCTTCTCAACGTCAAGATGGCCCTGGACATCGAGATCGCCGCCTACAG GAAACTCTTGGAAGGTGAAGAGACCAGATTTAGCACATTTTCAGGAAGCATCACCGGGCCTCTCTACACACACCGACAGCCCTCTGTCACAATATCCAGTAAGATTCAGAAGACCAAAGTCGAGGCTCCCAAGCTCAAGGTCCAACACAAATTTGTGGAGGAGATCATCGAAGAAACTAAAGTGGAAGATGAGAAGTCAGAAATGGAAGATGCCCTCGCAGCCATTGCAGAGGAGTTGGCAGCCTCtgccaaagaagagaaagaagaagaggcagaagaaaaggaagaggaacaggaagccGAAAAGTCTCCCGTGAAGTCTCCTGAGActaaggaagaagaggaaggggaaaaggaagaggaggaggaagaagaaggccaggaggaagaagaggaggaagatgaaggtgCCAAGTCAGACCAGGCAGAAGAAGGGGGATCTGAGAAGGAAGGCTCCAGTGACAAAGATGAAGGtgagcaggaagaagaaggagaaactgaggcagaaggtgaAGGCGAGGAAGCAGaagttaaggaagaaaagaaagctgagggGAAAGTTGAGGAAGTGGCTGTCAAGGAGGAAATCAAGGTAGAGAAACCAGAGAAAGCCAAGTCCCCTGCCCCAAAATCACCCGTGGAAGAGGCAAAGCCAAAACCAGAAGCCAAAGCAGGCAAAGGTGagcaaaaagaggaagagaaggttgaagaagaaaagaaggaagccatCAAGGAATCACCCAAGGAAGAGAAggtggagaaaaaggaggagaagccGAAAGATGTGCCGGATAAAAAGAAGGCCGAGTCCCCGGTGAAAGAGAAAGCTGTGGAGGAGGTGATCACCGTCACCAAGTCGGTAAAGGTGAGCCTGGAGAAGGATACCAAAGAGGAGAAGCCTCCGCtgcaggagaaggggaaggagaaggcagaagaggagggggcggctgaggaggaagggggtGATGTCAGCCCACAGGAATCCAGAAAGGAAGACATAGCTATCAACGGGGAggtagaaggaaaagaggaagaagagcaggaaacCCAGGAAAAgggcagtgggagggaggaagagaaaggggtggTCACTAATGGCCTAGATGTGAGcccagcagaagaaaagaaaggggatgaACACAGTGAGGACAAAGTGGTGGTGACCAAGAAGGTAGAGAAAATCACCAGTGAGGGGGGCGATGGTGCTACCAAATACATCACCAAGTCAGTAACCGTCACTCAAAAGGTCGAAGAGCATGAGGAGACCTTTGAGGAGAAGCTAGTGTCCACTAAAAAGGTAGAAAAAGTCACTTCCCACGCCATAGTCAAGGAAGTCACCCAGGGTGACTAA